GATTGTGAAGGGATACCAATACGAGAAAGACAAATATGTGGTTCTGAAGGAGGAAGACTTCGCTCGCGTCGATGTGGAAGCGACGCAAACGGTGGAGATCATTCAGTTTGTGACTCTGGATGAAGTGGACCCGCTTCTCTTCTACAAGCCCTACTTTATGGAAGCAGAGAAGGGCGGCGAAAAGGCCTATGTTCTGCTGCGACAGGCACTTTCCGACGCCGGCAAGATTGGCATCGCCAAAGTAGTCATCAAAACCCGACAGCACCTCGCGGCCCTGAAGCCCCAGGCGCGGGGCATCATGCTCGAACTCATGCGCTTTCCGGCCGAGTTGCTGGATGCCTCGAGTTTCAAGACACCAAAGGACCAGAAAGTCAGCACCGCTGAACAGACCATGGCCAAGAAGCTGGTGGAGAGTATGACTCAGGAATGGGACCCCACGGCTGTTGAGGATGATTATCACGTTCTGCTTGAGAAGGTCATTGAGGAGAAAATTCAGCACCCCACCAAGTCCTCCCGCAAACCCGCATCCCGGCGTTCTAAAGGCAATGTTATCGATCTCATGTCAGTGCTGCAGAAGAGCGTCGAGGATGCCCAGAAACGACCCGACCGCAAAAAGGCCAGGGCGAAGGCGAAGGACAAGGTGGCATGATTTCGGGCTATGTCTTTAACCCAATATCAGAGCAAACGAAACTTCGAGCGGACTCGGGAACCCCGACCTCGCCGGGCTGCACGCGCGAAAGAATCGAGGTTTGTTGTGCAAAAGCACGCAGCCTCGCGGCTTCATTACGATTTTCGACTGGAGATTGACGGCACGCTCAAATCGTGGGCGGTGCCTAAGGGTATCCCGCTGAGAAAATCCGAAAAACGTCTGGCGGTACAGGTGGAGGATCACCCGGTTTCGTACATTGATTTCGAGGGCACCATTCCTCAGGGGGAGTATGGCGGGGGCACGGTGTTGGTATGGGACAAGGGCACGTTCCATATGGGCAACGTCGACCCGATCAAGGCGCATCGCGACGGCAAACTCAGCTTCTCGCTAGCGGGAACCAAGCTGAAAGGCGACTGGCACCTGGTTCGGCTCAAGGACGCAACACAGTGGTTACTGATCAGGGCGGGTGATGATATGAAGCCCGTGTCCAAGAAGGCGGACAACACCTCAGCCAAATCGGGCAAAAGCATGGAAGCCCTCGCCCAGCAAGGCTTAGCTGCGAAACCCGGAAGAGCCCACGCAACCAGCCCAGGAAAGGCTCCCAAACGCGGCGCAGCACGGAAACGAGTGCGGGGCGCGATCGCTTCGTTCATTCCTCCCATGCTGGCCAAGCCGCTAAAAGCGGTTCCTCAGGGTGAGTGGTTCTACGAGCTGAAATTCGATGGCTATCGGGCCCTGATCCTTAAGCAGGGTGATCAGATTCAATTGCTCTCCCGGAACGAGAAGGACTTGGCCATCCGCTTTTCTGAAATCGCGGAAGCGGCGAAATCGATTCGCGCGGAAGAGGCCATTATCGATGGAGAGCTGGTGGCGTTGGACGAGAGAGGTCATTCCTCGTTCCGGCTCCTGCAGTCCTACGCCATCGGAACGCAGAGTCCTCCGCTGGCCTATTATGCTTTTGATCTATTGGAGCTAGAGGGGAAAAGCCTCCGCGATCAACCCATTGAAGTCAGAAAAGCGACACTCAAAGAGCTGATTCCCCCCAGCGGAATGATTCACTATTCACCCTCACTCGGCGGAGATGCCTCACTGCTGCTCAAGGAAATGCGCAAGCATCGCCTTGAGGGCGTCATCGGCAAGCGCGTGGGTTCCCGGTATGAGCCAGGCACGCGTTCAGGAACCTGGATTAAACTCAAGATCACCCAATCACAGGAAGTGGTGATCGGTGGCTACACCGATCCACAGGGCACCCGCCCCCATTTTGGATCGCTTCTGACCGGAGTTCATCGAGCCGGAAAGCTCATCTTCTCCGGCAAAGTTGGAACGGGTTTCGACGACGCAGTGCTGGAGCTCCTCAAGGCCAAAATGGATGCGCTGAGCACCGCCCGATGTCCCTTTGTGAACTTGCCCGAAAAACACCGGGGGCGGTATGGGCAGGGTATCACGCCTTCCGAGATGAAGCGCTGCCATTGGGTCAAGCCCTCGTTGGTATGCCAAGTCACGTTTCACGAGTGGACCCGCGATTCGAAGATGCGACACCCGGCATTCCTTGGGCTGCGCGACGATAAAAACGCCAGGGATGTCGTTCGCGAGATGCCATGAGAAAGACGTCAAAGATTACGGTTAAGGGTCGCGAACTTGACGTTTCCAACGTGGAGAAAGTGTTCTATCCAAAAACAGGGTTCACCAAGGGAGAGGTCATCAACTACTACATCAACATCGCATCCTGGCTCCTGCCTCATTTGAAAAACCGTCCTCTGACGATGAAACGCTACCCGGACGGTGTGGAGGGTAAATACTTTTACGAAAAGCAATGTCCCAGCCACAAACCAGTTTGGGTTAAGACGATA
The nucleotide sequence above comes from Verrucomicrobiales bacterium. Encoded proteins:
- the ligD gene encoding non-homologous end-joining DNA ligase, whose translation is MSLTQYQSKRNFERTREPRPRRAARAKESRFVVQKHAASRLHYDFRLEIDGTLKSWAVPKGIPLRKSEKRLAVQVEDHPVSYIDFEGTIPQGEYGGGTVLVWDKGTFHMGNVDPIKAHRDGKLSFSLAGTKLKGDWHLVRLKDATQWLLIRAGDDMKPVSKKADNTSAKSGKSMEALAQQGLAAKPGRAHATSPGKAPKRGAARKRVRGAIASFIPPMLAKPLKAVPQGEWFYELKFDGYRALILKQGDQIQLLSRNEKDLAIRFSEIAEAAKSIRAEEAIIDGELVALDERGHSSFRLLQSYAIGTQSPPLAYYAFDLLELEGKSLRDQPIEVRKATLKELIPPSGMIHYSPSLGGDASLLLKEMRKHRLEGVIGKRVGSRYEPGTRSGTWIKLKITQSQEVVIGGYTDPQGTRPHFGSLLTGVHRAGKLIFSGKVGTGFDDAVLELLKAKMDALSTARCPFVNLPEKHRGRYGQGITPSEMKRCHWVKPSLVCQVTFHEWTRDSKMRHPAFLGLRDDKNARDVVREMP
- a CDS encoding Ku protein codes for the protein MRPIWKGTISFGLVSIPVSLYPATRREELKFRLLRGSDLSPVNYKRVAEADGKEVPWDQIVKGYQYEKDKYVVLKEEDFARVDVEATQTVEIIQFVTLDEVDPLLFYKPYFMEAEKGGEKAYVLLRQALSDAGKIGIAKVVIKTRQHLAALKPQARGIMLELMRFPAELLDASSFKTPKDQKVSTAEQTMAKKLVESMTQEWDPTAVEDDYHVLLEKVIEEKIQHPTKSSRKPASRRSKGNVIDLMSVLQKSVEDAQKRPDRKKARAKAKDKVA